Within the Staphylococcus argenteus genome, the region TTTAAACGTCTTGTTATCGAAAAGCCATTCGGTAGTGATTTAAAATCTGCAGAAGCATTAAACAATCAAATTCGTAAATCATTTAAAGAAGAAGAAATTTATCGAATTGACCATTACTTAGGTAAAGACATGGTTCAAAACATTGAAGTGTTACGTTTTGCAAATGCAATGTTTGAACCCCTTTGGAACAACAAGTATATTTCAAATATTCAAGTCACATCTTCTGAAATATTAGGCGTTGAAGACCGTGGTGGTTATTATGAATCAAGTGGTGCGCTAAAAGACATGGTGCAAAACCACATGTTACAAATGGTTGCATTATTAGCTATGGAAGCTCCAATTAGTTTAAATAGTGAAGATATCCGAGCTGAGAAAGTAAAAGTGCTTAAATCACTTCGTCACTTCCAATCTGAAGATGTTAAAAAGAACTTTGTACGCGGTCAATATGGTGAAGGTTATATTGATGGTAAAAAAGTTAAAGCATACCGTGACGAAGATCGCGTTGCAGACGATTCAAATACACCTACTTTCGTTTCAGGCAAATTAACAATTGATAATTTCCGCTGGGCTGGTGTACCATTTTACATCCGTACCGGTAAACGAATGAAATCTAAAACAATACAAGTTGTCGTTGAATTCAAAGAAGTGCCAATGAATTTATACTATGAAACTGACAAACTGTTAGACTCAAATTTATTAGTAATCAATATTCAGCCGAACGAAGGTGTTTCTTTACATTTAAACGCTAAGAAAAATACGCAAGGTATCGAAACAGAACCTGTTCAATTATCA harbors:
- the zwf gene encoding glucose-6-phosphate dehydrogenase; the protein is MSTKNKHIPCLITIFGATGDLSHRKLFPSIFHLYQQDNLDEHIAIIGIGRRDITNDDFRNQVKSSIQKHVKDTHKIDAFMEHVFYHRHDVSNEESYQELLEFSNELDSKFKLNGNRLFYLAMAPQFFGVISDYLKSSGLTDTNGFKRLVIEKPFGSDLKSAEALNNQIRKSFKEEEIYRIDHYLGKDMVQNIEVLRFANAMFEPLWNNKYISNIQVTSSEILGVEDRGGYYESSGALKDMVQNHMLQMVALLAMEAPISLNSEDIRAEKVKVLKSLRHFQSEDVKKNFVRGQYGEGYIDGKKVKAYRDEDRVADDSNTPTFVSGKLTIDNFRWAGVPFYIRTGKRMKSKTIQVVVEFKEVPMNLYYETDKLLDSNLLVINIQPNEGVSLHLNAKKNTQGIETEPVQLSYSMSAQDKMNTVDAYENLLFDCLKGDATNFTHWEELKSTWKFVDAIQDEWNMVDPEFPNYESGTNGPLESDLLLARDGNHWWDDIQ